The genomic interval CGTTCGAAATCACTTACAGATACTTTAAAACCAGCAATGGCACGGGGAGATTTTAGAATGATTGGTGCTACAACTCCAAGAGAGTGGCTCTATTATATGGGGAATGACCCAGCTTTGGTCCGCCGATTCGAAAAAGTGACTGTGGAAGAACCTTCAATTGAAAGTGCAATCGAAATCTTAAATCAAGCTATTTTACCTTATGAAAGCTTTCATCAAGTGAATTATGATACAGAAGCAATCGAATTTGCGGTACGTAAAGGAAAACAATATTTTCCAAAAGAGCAACTTCCAGATTTGGCATTTACTATTTTGGATAATGCAGGAGCTATTTGTCGTATTGAAGAAGGTAATATGGTTGAATTGAATGAACAATATAATCAGCTTCTTCAAGCCCTGAAAACAAAGCTGGAAGAAGCAAAGCAAATTGAATTCAATGAAGCATCTATCAATCAAATCAGAGAAGAAATGGAAACACTTCAAACGACTTATAATCAGCAAAGAGCACATTCAAGACAAAAAGATTACAATAAGCGTGTTACAAAAGCAGATATAAAAGCTGCGATTGAACAAAAATTGGGTGAAACGCTTGGAGATGATGACTTATTGGATAAAAATATGCAACACGAAAGATTACGCCGCTTAAAAGAGAACATGCAACGTAAAATCATTGGACAAGATGAGGCTGTTGAAACAGTATCTAATGCAGTATTACGCTCAAAGCTTGGATTTAAGAAACCTAATCGTCCAATTGGTGTGTTTATGTTCTTAGGAACAACAGGTGTTGGTAAGACAGAGACAGCAAAGGTGCTGACTGAGGAACTTTACAAAGATACAAAACATATGATTCGTTTTGATATGTCTGAATATCAACAAGAACATGAAGTCTCTAAATTGATTGGCGCGCCCCCGGGTTACGTTGGTTACGATAAAGCAGGGTTACTGACAAATGCAGTTAAAGAAAATCCACAATCCGTTATTTTATTTGATGAAATTGAAAAAGCCCATGTTAAAATTTTTGATACATTACTTCAAGTTTTTGATGATGGCAGATTGACTGATGCGATGGGAATGACAGTTGATTTCAGTGATACGATTATTATCTTAACGTCTAATATCGGCGCAAGTGATATTCGCTCGAGAAAAGTTGTCGGTTTTGGTGAAACGGTTAATTCAGAACTTGATTATGATAATGTGGAAACTACTGTAAAAGAAGCACTTTTCAGTTATTTTCGACCTGAATTTTTAAATCGTATCGATGAATTAATTACTTTCAGACCATTTGAACAAGCTCAAATCTTAAAGGTTACACAGCTTTTATTGGCTGAAGAAATCGAGTTGATTGGAGAACAAGGGTATAAAGTGGTTATCAGTGATAAGGCAACAAAATTTATCGCAAACGCTTGTTATGATCTGAAGAATGGAGCAAGACCGATTAAACGAGGCATTACAAAATTGATTGAAGACAACCTCACAGACAAGATATTAAGTGGTGAACTCGAAGAAGGCGGCACAATTTTTATTGATGTGGATAATGAAAATGAGATAACTATCACAGTATCTGACCAAAATGATGAATAAATATATATATGATATGACTGACAACTGCTGAGTTGTCAGTTTTTTTAATTCTTATTCACATGTTCTCTATATAAAAAGGTAATATAACTATACATAGATTAGAGAGACAGTGGTGATGATAGATAATTTAGGAGGGGAAAATATGGGACAAACATTAGAGCTACTTGAAACATTGATACAATTCGAAGGTTCGAACTTAGGAAACGCAAACGACACGATTGATTTTTGTAAAGAATGGTTGGAAAGTAATGGTTTGCATCCAGAAATAATTACAAACCAAGGGTACAAAATGTTGGTGTGTACAGTCGGCAATGGAGAGAACAGACTTATTTTTAATGGACATGTTGACGTGGTAAGCGGTCAGCCAGAACAATTCGAACCTAAAATTAAAGGTGACAAAATATACGGACGTGGGTCAATAGATATGAAAGCAGGCGTCAGTGCAATGATGAATGCTGTTTCAGAATTGCAGAACAAGGATTTAGGTGAGACCTCAGTACAGCTTCAACTTGTAACAGATGAAGAAATTGGCGGTATCTATTGTTCATCTTATCTTACAGACAATGGTTACCTCGGCGACTTTGTTATTTGTGGGGAGCCTACACAACTTGGAATTGGGTATAAAGCAAAAGGAATCTTGCAAGTAGATATGCATTTCACAGGAAAATCTGCACATGGCAGCCGGCCTTGGGAAGGTGAAAATGCGATTGTGAAAGCATATAAAGCATACGAGGCCATTTTAGGTTTGCCGTTTGCTAAAGAGTCAGATGATCTATATGGCGGTCCATCTATCAATCTCGCACAAATCAAAGGTGGAGAAGCTTACAATGTTGTTCCTGATTCATGCGAAATGTCTATTGATATTCGCTATCTCCCAAAACAATCTAAAGAATCTATTCTAAAAGAAATTCAAAGTGTGACTGATGCAGAGATAGAGATACATCATGCCTCAATTCCAGTAGATAATGATATTAATGATCCTCATATCCAATTGTTGTTAAGCAGCATTGAACAAACAACGGGCGAACCGTCCCCTAAAGTATTTGGCCAACATGGATATGCAGATACAGGTTATTTCATGAAACATGGTGTACCTGCAATTGAATTTGGTCCATCAGGTGCGAATTGGCACGGTGATGACGAGTATGCTGATATTCAATCAGTAGATACGTATAAAGATATACTGGTTGATTTCGCACAAAGATTTTCTGATGATGATACAACTTTTGCTAGAGAAATGGAGTAGGGGAGAAACTCATATTTAAAGTAATACAAAAAGCATGCGTAACCTCTAACATAGGAAACGCATGCTTTTTAACACGCCCGGTACTCTAACTTCAGACAAACGTCAGTCTTACCTCTATTTATACTTTTTAACAAATTGATCAATGGCTTCAACCAATTGATCAAGCGCAGGCTGTTCTACAGGATAATGCCCGCCATTCTCTAAATCTACAATTTCATGGTCCACTTTTTTTAAACCTGAAAGTACAGGGATACTTAAAAATTTAGGAGTCCAACGATCTAAACTTGGTTGAGTCAGTAATACAGGGCAAGTATCAAATTCTTCTGGTTCCATAGCTGGTTGATAATTGCCGTATGAATCTAAGAAAGTCATTGTAGCTAAATTACCAGCTGACGTTTTATCATGAAGCATGACTTGTAAAACATCATCATTGTTTACTAGTGTAGACATCTTAGAGGCAACTTTCATCGGGATTTTAATGCCACCTAATCCGATTTTACTCAGCATCCCAGCAGCTGGAATACCGACACGACTCATAAAGATATCATGTGCTGTTTCATCTCGTACCATTTGTTTTCTTTGATCTAAGAACGTCATACCGACAATGCCTTTTACCTTTTTGTTTTTAGCAGCAACATGATACGTTTCCATACCACCTGCACTCAATCCATATAAGAAGATAGGACGATTATCTTTTTGACTTTCTTCATCAATGTAATCTGATGCTAAATCGACCCAGTCATCGTACGTAACTACTGTTCCTTTTTTAACTTGGGTCATACCGTAAGTCGGCATATCAATCGCAATCGTTTCATAATCTAATTTAGCCAGTGGTCCACCAGCGATTAAAGAGAGTTGTCGTCCATTTGTACCAACGCCATGTAATAAAATGATTTTAGCATCCGCATTTTCATTTCGGAACGTATCTAAATGTACACGGTGTCCTTTCCAGTTCCACCATTCTTCTTTAGGTTTATAGTTTTCGTTAAAGTGAAATTTCTCAGGTAAATGTGCTTCGATTGCTTTCCATGCTTTTTGATTTGTATAAGCCATCATTAATTTCCTCGCTTTTTGATGTGGTTTTGTCTTGGTGTCTTTGTTATCCTCTTCTTTGCGTGAAAGCAGTTGTGCCATTTTTCTTAATACTATTCCATAAACCTTTCCATATACTCAAATGCATATCAGGTTGTTTGCCATGTGCCATTAAATCAAATTGTTTTTCATACCAGCTTAATTCAAGTACAGAAGACAATTTTTTATCTAGTGCTTTTATTCCAGTAGTAATCTTAGGTAATTCAATCTTTTCATAAGTACCATTTAATATTTGATTTGGCAGGTCAGGATCTACTGCGAAAGGTTTTGCAATGCCGACCATATCAATAGAACCGCCTTCAAGAGCATCTTCCATACCTTCAGCAGAGCGGAAACCGCCAGTAACAACAATAGACGCTTTGACTAATTTACGTGCTTTATCAGCATAATCTAAGAAATATGCTTCACGTTTTTTAGAACTTTCGCGTACGTTGCTACCTTCAAACATAACAGGGTTTTCGTAGTTTCCACCTGAAATTTCTATTAAGTCAATACCTGCTTTATCGATAGCTTCTAACACTTGCATTGATTCTTCTTCAGTAAATCCGCCACGTTGGAAGTCTGCAGAATTTAATTTAATCGCAATAGGGAAATCCTCTCCAACTTGGCGACGCATTTCACGATACACTTCCATCAAGAAGCGCATACGATTTTCTGCATTACCGCCCCATTGATCTTCACGTTGATTATGATGGGGAGACAAGAATTGATTGATTAAATAACCGTGTGCAGCGTGAATTTGTACGCCTGTGAATCCTGCTTTTTTCGCAATTCGTGCAGTATTGCCGAAACGTTTAATTAAATCTAAAATTTCTTCTTCAGTTAATGCACGTGGCGGGTTGAATGCTCCTTCAATTCCGCCTGATAATGGAATAGCGCTTGGTGCTACTGGTTGTTCAGATAGACTTTTTGGAGATTGTTTGCCTGGATGATTAATCTGCATCCATAGTTCTGTATTTACTTGTGTTCCAGCTTGTGCCCAACGTTTCAACATTGGTAAATCACGCTCGTCTTCAATAACGATGTTGCCAGGTTCGCCTAATGCATTACGGTCAATCATGACATTGCCTGTCATCAATAAACCAGCACCTCCACGAGACCAGCGACGATATAAATTTACAATACTCACTGTAGGACTGTTATGACTATCTCCTAATGTTTCGCTCATAGATGCTTTATAAAAACGATTTTTAGTTGTGAAATTTGGTTGTTCTAATTTTGTACCCAATAAATTTGTCATATTAAAACGCTCCTTCTTCACGTGGTTCATAATATTCTTCAATATAATCATTCATGTGATTAATTAGTTTTTGTAAAGATTTGATACTCGTATTTTCAGGGTTAATGGAATAAAAATTCATTGTGCCGACTTTTTCTACTGTTACAACATTAGCTTCTTTTAATACGCGTAAGTGATAAGAAACAGCTGGACGAGATAAATGTGTCTTCTCTGTAATTTCTCCAACACGCATTCCTTCATTACAGCCGATTTCTATTAATGCCAGCATAATTGCTTGGCGTGTTGCATCACTAATCGCAATTAATACATCCTGACATTCTTGAAACTCATTTGTTAGTTTTTGTAATTCCTCAGGATTTTTCATTAAACTCCTCCGTTCGTTCAAAGAATTAAACCATTGAACAATTGAACTATAACACGATTACACCCTTTGTACACATTGAGAAAGCAAACGTAGATGTTTAAAATTTGAATAAGATAATAAATGTTTAAATCGTATGGACAGGAAAAGCTTCAATAGCAGTAGAAAAGAAAGTAGTACAAAATAAAAAAGCCCAGACTTTAAAGTCTGAGCAGTTTCTATTAATCTCCGTAACCAGAATCGATTTCATCACCATGCTCGTCATATTTTCTGACGTATCCATCGCTATCGATTTTATAAGATCCGGCTAAGTTGCCGTCTTTATCAGTGTATGAGAAGCCCCATCCACCGCCTGTTTTTTCTGGTTCTTTGAAAGTATATTCATCTGTATCTAGCAGGTGGCCTTCAAATGATTCAACTTTGTCGATAACATTTTCGCGAGTCACTTCGTCATCACTTGAACTGCTGTCGTCATCGTCATCATCTTCGCTGCTTTCTTTATCTTCGATGTGTTTTGAAATAGCATTATCATCAAATGATAGGTCTACATTTTCAGTAGAATCTCCATCTCCTGAGATTTTTACGATTTCTTTATCAGAAGTAAAGTTTTTACCTTCTACATCTGCTACTGCGTAAACTTCAACTTTTTCATCTGGAGGATAAGGTCCATATTCCTCACTCGAATCCATTTCATGTTTCTCATTATTGATATATAACGTTGTATCTGAGTCATAAATGTTTGAGTTGTCGATGTTCACGTAGAATTTAATCTGCTTGAAGTTTGGATTAGCTTGTTTCATATGTTGAGAAGAGAAGACTTGAAGTTGTCCTTTATAGTCTTTTCCATTCTCAGTTTTCGTTGCTTTCAGTTCATAATAGCCAAGCGGGAAGTCTCCGACTTTACCATTATCTCCAACAGTATGAGTTTTGCCTTCACGTGTAAATTTCAATTCATCGATATCTGACATACTGTCCATATAGATGTCGTATCTTGGAATATCAAATTTATAATCTTTAAAGAAAATCCATTTGCGTCCTTCTTGTTTAATATCCATGACTTTCTCACCGTTATATTCAACTAAGTTGCTGTCACGATGTTGATCTTGCATGCTTTTAGCTTTGTCTTTTACTTGATCTGCCATTTTGTTGTTTAAGTCAGATTCATTCATTAAATCTAAAAAGGCTCTAGCTTCTTCTTTAGTTAAAGGTTTGCCGTCAGAGGTAACATTATTTTTCAGTTGGTCAACATTATCATTTCTAATCGCAGAAGCGACTGAATCAGCTTTTTTAGTGACATTCATTTGTGTTTTTCCAACAAAGAACAAGATTACCGCAATGATTGCGACAGCGATAAGTAATGCTATAATCACCCAAGCCAAAGGAGACATTGGTTTACGCGGTGATTGATTGCTGTATTGTGAAGTACGTCTAGGTTGTTGAGATTGATCGACCGGCGTTCCGCATTGTGTACAGACCTTTTGGCCCTCTTTAATTTCATGTCCACAATTTTTACAGTAACGCATTAGTAACCACCGCCAAACGGTGAGAAATCATCCATTAGATCTTTGAAGCTGTCCATTAAGGAATTACGTACCATTTCACCATAAATCATTAAAACAATCAGCTGCAATGCTATGTAAAGCAAAATACCGAAAAATACTGGAATACGAATGGCATGGAAGCTTGAGTATTTTGTAATGATATAAATAGCTGCTGAATAGAAACTGATAATACCTAATAATGTTAAGAATGAACCGATAGAGATAATTTCCATTCTCAGTAATAGCACACCTAAAATAAATAAGATGAATGAGAATGTATTAACAAAGACGAAATCAGATAATAATTTTACAAAACTGATTGGATCTTTAATCGTCAAGCGTGCTGTAAGTGCCAAAATGCCATAACCGAGTGCGATAAAGAGTACAAGACTGAAGAAGAAATTAGATACGATACTGCCTTTAGAGACACCGAAGTAAGATATTTCTTTAGGTACTAAAAGCATAATTACAAGTAACGAAATGATTAAGAAAACAGCTGATAATATACCAATAAATTTAAGACTGAAAGGTTTATCTTCTGCTACGACACTGTCGTGTGTTTTAAAGAGTTTGCTGAAGAAGCTAGAACCTTCATGTTTGATGTCATTTGCGTGTTGGTTGAATTTTTCTGAGTTGAATGTAGGTTGTTGGTTTGAAGTTGTGTGTTGTCCTTGATGGTTGTAGTTTGTATGTTGTTCTTGTTGTGTTTGGTTGTAGTGTGTTTCGATGTTGGGATGTTTGAGTGTTTGACTGTTAGGTTGTGTTTCAGATTGTGTTTCAGCGTGTGATGTTGATGTGGCGTTTGCGCGGGAAGTGTCAGGTTGGTCTTGCTTTTGTGAAGCAGCTACTGGTTTTGACTTTGTTAGGTCAGTTCCGCATTCGCCGCAGAAGCGGTCATCTGCACTTACAGGCGCACCACAATTCGGACAATACATGGTAGTTCCCCCTTGTTTACTTTTAAATTTTTGTTTGTTTAGTACACAATATTGTATTGCGATTAATTTCATAGTAGCATACTCATATATAGATATCTATATCACAATAAAATTAATTATTTAAATTCTAAAAGTGTCTTTTTCAGTTGTAAATTTTTGTTTAAATTGATGTAAAACTCACTTTTTAATTTAATCTTAAAGATATGATTAAAAGAATTTTTTAACCTAGTATCTTCCTAGTATTTTTCTTATAATAACTGTAATGCAACCATTTTTGAAAGGGGATTTAAATGTGAAGTTTTGTACGCACTGTGGGAAACCTTTAGAGCCGGATGAGAAATTTTGTTCAAAATGCGGAACAAAAGTACCAGAGAGTCAAAGAGAGAAACCGTCACGTTCAAATATGAACAGAGGGGGCGCGGTTAATCAACAACAAAGGCCATCGTCTAATCATAAGAAGCCTGCTTGGTTGTTTGTTGTGATTGGATTTGTGATTGCTTTATTGATTTCTGGAATAGGTTATGCCGCTTATAATGCTTACAGTAATAAAAATGCTGATAAAGGTCAGGAGCATCATTCAACGACGTCTGATCAAAATCAAAGTACTACGAATAAAGAAGATGAATTGCCGGAAACGAAACCTGTCAGTATTAATGTAAATACAGATAGTTTCAGTGAGAATTATATGAATGCAGATAATAGTAGCGGCTATGATGGTTTTTATATCGGTAATACGAAAGATAGTATTGAACATAGCTACGGCAAAGCAGAAGGTACAATGGATATTAACGGAAATGAAGCATATCAATATGGCAACATAGCGGTAAGTTATGATAACAATAACCAAGTCGACCATGTCTTTGTGACACCACATGATATGAGTACAAGTGAGTTTACAGACTTCCATAATACTCCTAATGAAAGACGGGGAGATACTTGGTATTATGATAAAAACAAAGATAATGGTTATACGATTAAAGTCTATACAGATGGCAGTGAAGTACAAGCGATAGAGAATATAGATCAGATATAAAAGGTTGATGAAACTGATATAATATTATATTTTTTAGGAGGCTTATAATGTATATTTCAAATATGAAATTAACTAATTTTCGTAGCTTCAACGGAATTAATGAATTACAATTTAATGATGGATTAAACTTTTTTGTAGGAAATAATAACTGTGGAAAGACTACAGTTTTTAAAGCTGTAGAATTCATTCAAAATGGAAAAGATAAATGGGAATTTATTACTATTGGAAAAGAAAAAGAAGAGATAGCTGTGGAAATCACATTAAGCGGAGATGATATAGAAGATATCGTAAATAATAATGAATTGAAAAAATATCAAAATTATATATATGAAAAAAACGAAACTCTCAATATTACAATTAAGAGAAGTTCGAAAAATGATTCTGTAGTCCAAAACGGTAGAAAAAAGGATTTAGATATTAAAAATATTCGGACTTGGAATAATATAGAGAATCAATTTGAAAATCCCACTGGTATCGATAAAACGATAAATGCCCTGTTTGATGCTCAGTTTGTGTACTCGGATATAAAAAATGAAGAGTACCGAGATTTTGGAAAAACAAAAGT from Staphylococcus condimenti carries:
- a CDS encoding M20 family metallopeptidase, with translation MGQTLELLETLIQFEGSNLGNANDTIDFCKEWLESNGLHPEIITNQGYKMLVCTVGNGENRLIFNGHVDVVSGQPEQFEPKIKGDKIYGRGSIDMKAGVSAMMNAVSELQNKDLGETSVQLQLVTDEEIGGIYCSSYLTDNGYLGDFVICGEPTQLGIGYKAKGILQVDMHFTGKSAHGSRPWEGENAIVKAYKAYEAILGLPFAKESDDLYGGPSINLAQIKGGEAYNVVPDSCEMSIDIRYLPKQSKESILKEIQSVTDAEIEIHHASIPVDNDINDPHIQLLLSSIEQTTGEPSPKVFGQHGYADTGYFMKHGVPAIEFGPSGANWHGDDEYADIQSVDTYKDILVDFAQRFSDDDTTFAREME
- a CDS encoding zinc-ribbon domain-containing protein encodes the protein MKFCTHCGKPLEPDEKFCSKCGTKVPESQREKPSRSNMNRGGAVNQQQRPSSNHKKPAWLFVVIGFVIALLISGIGYAAYNAYSNKNADKGQEHHSTTSDQNQSTTNKEDELPETKPVSINVNTDSFSENYMNADNSSGYDGFYIGNTKDSIEHSYGKAEGTMDINGNEAYQYGNIAVSYDNNNQVDHVFVTPHDMSTSEFTDFHNTPNERRGDTWYYDKNKDNGYTIKVYTDGSEVQAIENIDQI
- a CDS encoding AAA family ATPase, translated to MDTLQTEVKHYNLTRQCKETFEAVLLIVKEKRYKVIETQDLLLAAVSTNDTGAAYALGRYSLTKSKVKDEIASAEMVETRDKFEAQKNDKLHEVSEYQVKKMRNKHIKSHPVQLIQEQNSHHLIDYMSDYPVSEDLLKILQFADEMREQVKPNGGIDTYWILMGIAQEEQSNAHKIVEKLMLKYAHMYDGDGLTNSFEFGSHKFSNYYDGRAEEEERDKQIKESRLSNKLNNPDYSILNDIATDITEKARHKEFMTVINRDDEIRHMEIALTRRDKNNVVLLGEGGVGKSAIVEGLALKIVNHEIPSLEGKKILQFNMNDLISVISGDSGRAIQRFMFEMKKEKNVLLFIDEIHMLGRSKSLTDTLKPAMARGDFRMIGATTPREWLYYMGNDPALVRRFEKVTVEEPSIESAIEILNQAILPYESFHQVNYDTEAIEFAVRKGKQYFPKEQLPDLAFTILDNAGAICRIEEGNMVELNEQYNQLLQALKTKLEEAKQIEFNEASINQIREEMETLQTTYNQQRAHSRQKDYNKRVTKADIKAAIEQKLGETLGDDDLLDKNMQHERLRRLKENMQRKIIGQDEAVETVSNAVLRSKLGFKKPNRPIGVFMFLGTTGVGKTETAKVLTEELYKDTKHMIRFDMSEYQQEHEVSKLIGAPPGYVGYDKAGLLTNAVKENPQSVILFDEIEKAHVKIFDTLLQVFDDGRLTDAMGMTVDFSDTIIILTSNIGASDIRSRKVVGFGETVNSELDYDNVETTVKEALFSYFRPEFLNRIDELITFRPFEQAQILKVTQLLLAEEIELIGEQGYKVVISDKATKFIANACYDLKNGARPIKRGITKLIEDNLTDKILSGELEEGGTIFIDVDNENEITITVSDQNDE
- a CDS encoding ArsR/SmtB family transcription factor; its protein translation is MKNPEELQKLTNEFQECQDVLIAISDATRQAIMLALIEIGCNEGMRVGEITEKTHLSRPAVSYHLRVLKEANVVTVEKVGTMNFYSINPENTSIKSLQKLINHMNDYIEEYYEPREEGAF
- a CDS encoding TcaA second domain-containing protein; this translates as MRYCKNCGHEIKEGQKVCTQCGTPVDQSQQPRRTSQYSNQSPRKPMSPLAWVIIALLIAVAIIAVILFFVGKTQMNVTKKADSVASAIRNDNVDQLKNNVTSDGKPLTKEEARAFLDLMNESDLNNKMADQVKDKAKSMQDQHRDSNLVEYNGEKVMDIKQEGRKWIFFKDYKFDIPRYDIYMDSMSDIDELKFTREGKTHTVGDNGKVGDFPLGYYELKATKTENGKDYKGQLQVFSSQHMKQANPNFKQIKFYVNIDNSNIYDSDTTLYINNEKHEMDSSEEYGPYPPDEKVEVYAVADVEGKNFTSDKEIVKISGDGDSTENVDLSFDDNAISKHIEDKESSEDDDDDDSSSSDDEVTRENVIDKVESFEGHLLDTDEYTFKEPEKTGGGWGFSYTDKDGNLAGSYKIDSDGYVRKYDEHGDEIDSGYGD
- a CDS encoding zinc ribbon domain-containing protein, with amino-acid sequence MYCPNCGAPVSADDRFCGECGTDLTKSKPVAASQKQDQPDTSRANATSTSHAETQSETQPNSQTLKHPNIETHYNQTQQEQHTNYNHQGQHTTSNQQPTFNSEKFNQHANDIKHEGSSFFSKLFKTHDSVVAEDKPFSLKFIGILSAVFLIISLLVIMLLVPKEISYFGVSKGSIVSNFFFSLVLFIALGYGILALTARLTIKDPISFVKLLSDFVFVNTFSFILFILGVLLLRMEIISIGSFLTLLGIISFYSAAIYIITKYSSFHAIRIPVFFGILLYIALQLIVLMIYGEMVRNSLMDSFKDLMDDFSPFGGGY
- a CDS encoding NADH:flavin oxidoreductase/NADH oxidase family protein — encoded protein: MTNLLGTKLEQPNFTTKNRFYKASMSETLGDSHNSPTVSIVNLYRRWSRGGAGLLMTGNVMIDRNALGEPGNIVIEDERDLPMLKRWAQAGTQVNTELWMQINHPGKQSPKSLSEQPVAPSAIPLSGGIEGAFNPPRALTEEEILDLIKRFGNTARIAKKAGFTGVQIHAAHGYLINQFLSPHHNQREDQWGGNAENRMRFLMEVYREMRRQVGEDFPIAIKLNSADFQRGGFTEEESMQVLEAIDKAGIDLIEISGGNYENPVMFEGSNVRESSKKREAYFLDYADKARKLVKASIVVTGGFRSAEGMEDALEGGSIDMVGIAKPFAVDPDLPNQILNGTYEKIELPKITTGIKALDKKLSSVLELSWYEKQFDLMAHGKQPDMHLSIWKGLWNSIKKNGTTAFTQRRG
- a CDS encoding alpha/beta hydrolase, producing the protein MAQLLSRKEEDNKDTKTKPHQKARKLMMAYTNQKAWKAIEAHLPEKFHFNENYKPKEEWWNWKGHRVHLDTFRNENADAKIILLHGVGTNGRQLSLIAGGPLAKLDYETIAIDMPTYGMTQVKKGTVVTYDDWVDLASDYIDEESQKDNRPIFLYGLSAGGMETYHVAAKNKKVKGIVGMTFLDQRKQMVRDETAHDIFMSRVGIPAAGMLSKIGLGGIKIPMKVASKMSTLVNNDDVLQVMLHDKTSAGNLATMTFLDSYGNYQPAMEPEEFDTCPVLLTQPSLDRWTPKFLSIPVLSGLKKVDHEIVDLENGGHYPVEQPALDQLVEAIDQFVKKYK